The genomic DNA GTCGGACACCACCGTCGGCGCCACCGTGTTCGCGCCGAAGGCGACGCTGGTGGCACTGGAGAAGCCGGTGCCGGTGATGGTGACGGTCGTGCCGCCCGCGGTCGACCCGGAGGTCGGACTCAGGGTCTGCTTGAACGGCGCCCCCACGTAGTAGAACGGAATGGGGTTGCTCGTCCCTCCCGGAGTGGTCACGGTGACACCGACCGAACCGCTGCCGGAGGGCGAGACCGCGGTGACCGTGGTGGGCGAGACGTTGGTGACGTTGGTGGCGGACCGCGTGCCGAAGCGCACGGCGCTGGTGCCGGTGAGATTGGTGCCGGTGATGGTGACAAGTGTGCCGCCACCACTGGATCCTTGGTTCGGAGAGATGGGCATGAGGGATTCCTCCTCGCCCGGAATGCGGTACATTTCCGAGCAGTGATGGGGCGTTCGGTCCGCGTACGTCCCCGGTGGGGCGAGTCAGCTCTCGTGTCCACTGGCCAGGTGGTATCTCGATGGCCTTGCGCGGATGCCCGGTCAACGGTCTGCAGCCGTCGGCGCTTTGCGCGGGGCCTATCGAGGAACACAGCCCGTCTGACGTCACCTGACGCCCATTCAGGGGCCTGCCCGCTTCCGTTTGCGGATTCGAATGCCGCTGGTACGGACACGAGAAGTAACCCAGAAGAGTGAGCTGAACGACAAGGGTTCACTCACAAAGTCAACCGTTCAGGCGAGCGCCACAGGCGTGAAACGGGGCGCCTCGGCAGCGCATTGACGAAAAACTGCTCATAAGCCAATCCGCCGCAGAATTCAAGATGGTTGCGGTGGTGAACCCACACCCCCCCGGGTGAACAGCCACGCGGGCTGACGCACAACACCCCGGCCCGTAGCGGCAGCCGGATCCGCGCCACGCCCCCAGCCGCCGGGGCGCTGCGGTCGCCTGGAGCAGTGGACGCCGCCCGGCCGGTAGCGCGCCGGCGCCGTCCGCGCACCCGGAAACGACCAAGCACCTTGAACGCCGCCGTCGCTCACCGCGCAAGCGAGCCAGCCTTCGTCCGGCGCCGGCCGGCGAGGAACTGCACAGCCCCCCGTACGCGCACGAGTGAGGCCCGGAGGCCATCAGCGTCCGCGTACATCCGCGCCTTGGCCGGGCGCCGTGCCGGACCGGCCCGGAAGGAAAACCGCCCGGTTGGCGGGCTGCCGGGCCCTGGACCGGGACTGCGACGGCCCGAGGACGACGCGCCTGACCCCACCGCCCGAGCAGAAGCAGTACGCTCAGCGACCTGCACGCTTCTCCGAGCGCAGGTACGAGAAGTGCCCTGTCCCCAGCAGCTGCAATGCCGGGGACAGGGCACTTCTCGTACGGGGTGCCGGCCGGGCCGGGGCGAGATCCGGCGCCGGGAGCGGACCCGGACCACCGGGGTACGGCCGCGCCGACTCCAGGTCCGGACGGCCGGCGGCGTCATCGGCACTTTGGCCTCGCCCTCGAGGGCGTCCGCGCGGCCCCGCTCGACCTCGTCGTGCAGCTCGGGACCCAGATGGCCCGAAGCCCGATGCTGAAGCTGCGGTCGCGATCGGCCCGGCCACCGCGCTCCTTCGAGTCTCCCAGCCCCCTACGGTCCGATCCGCCGTAGAGGCGAGCCGGCGGCTCCAACGGCGGCGGCTTCAACCGCCCGGGCTGCTGTTTCAGTTGCCGCCGCACTGGCCGTACGCGCAGGCCGTCGGCCAGATGCCCGTCGACAGGGGCATTCTGCCGGGCACCGTCCGCGCGGAGTGCGCCGGCGGTCGGCGGTCGGCGGTCGGCGGTCGGCACGGGAACGGGAACGGGAACCGGCGCCAACGGTGAGGTGGTTCACGACTCCGGTATCACTAAAACGTATATAGATTAATTAGTCGCACTCAGTCGGATGTGCCGGAAATGCAGTGATAAGTGAGTCGCGTGCTATCTTCTGTGACTGTCCGAGCACGGCCCGTAAGGGCTCTGGGTGCGCGAAGAAAACGGAGAAGTAATGAACAAGGTCAAGAAGGTCGCGGCCGTAGCGGTCATGGTCGGCGGCATGGCTCTCGGCGGCGGGGTCGCCCACGCCAGCGACGGCCCGGACGTCGTCATCCCCAACCTGCAGGTCGTGGACTGCCAGCAGGAGTTCGAGGGTGGCGCCGCCTTCCTCCCCATCCAGGGCGCGGCCGCCGTCGGCGACAACTCCCAGAACATCGGCAACTTCTGCACGGTGGTCGGCCCCGTCGAGGACTGATCCAGGACGCCGTGAAGAGCTGGTCCCGCCCCTTTGGCGCGGGACCGGCTTGCGTTGCGCCGCCTGTGCGGCCATCGCGGCGCCCGCAGCACCCCGTCCACTCACCAATACGCCCGGGCCAGTACAGCCGAAGGCGAGCTCAAGTCCGCCCCGCGCCCTGCCCGGCGCGCCGTCCCGCGGTGCACGGTGACCGTCAAATGGGCGCCGCATTCACCCCCGTGCGAGTCACTGGCTTTCCGGCCTTTCGGGTCCCGGAGGAGCTGCCCCGCTATTCCCGCACTCAGGTGCGAGCCATAACGAACAATACTTTCTGGTCACTTCAGCCCCCATGAGAATATGGGCCCGTTCGGATGACCCTTTCGCTCGTCAAATACCTCACGGAAATGGCCGAAGCGAAGGGAAGGGAAGCATGGCTGACTGCAGCCGTCTTCAGTTGCGCTGGTTCAACGGAGAGCGCCGGGTCAAGGGGAGTGCCGGCCGCGGTGCGCGGTCTGTTGTCGCATTCCGTGTCGGCGGGCGCGGCGTCCAGGTCGGTGCTCGGGCAGATCCAGATCGTCCTCCGCATCGCCGAGTAGTCCGCCCGGGCCCGGGCGGACTTATCGGATGGCCGCCGGGTCGCCTGCCCACGCGATTGCCGAGCGGACCGTGGCGTGGCTGAACGGGCACCGCCGCTACGAGCACCCCCCAGACCGGCAGGGCTCAGGTGTTGGCGGCGCCGTAGTGCAAGACCTCACCCCGGGGCAGCAGGTACCCGATGTCCCGCTCCTCCGGCAGCCTGCCTGCCATCGTCGATGCGCTGGTGCAGCCGGAGGCCTCGAAGCCGATGACGCCCAGACTGAAGGACGCGCTTCTGAAAGCCTCGGCCCCGACCGCGGCAAGCCAGTCGTCCGTGGCAGCGGATCTGAAGAACGGCCGGCCGTCCCAGTACGCGACACCCGCGTGATCCAGCGCTCCCACAGGGACGTACAAGTCCAGCCAGTCGCTGCTTTCGTCGCCTCCGCGGACCGCCACGCAACCGCACACGACCAGTTGGCCCGTCGGCAGGCGGACACGACCGTAAAGGTGGCCGAACTCGGCCAGAGAGGCGACCGTGCACGGAACGGCATCCTGTTCCTCAGGCTCACGGTCCGACTGCCCAAAGCAACCCTGCACGTTTGCTGCGGACCACAGGGCGCTCAGGACTGCCTGCAGTCGGGCGTCATCAGTGGATCCCACCTCGATGGCCAACTCGTAGTAGCCGTCGGACCAATTTGCCTGGTCACGGAAGGAAGCGGGGCTCGTCTTGACTTCTCCCCCTCCTGAAGGAGGGGGATTCTCACGGCTCGCGCTGTGAGGGTTTCTGCTTCGTCGCCGACTGCCCGCCCGGAGTTCTCCGTTGAGGTCTGACACCAGCTCCACAGACTGTCACCGCCAGTCCGGCGGCCAGAAGGTTCTTCGCCGCGTTCACGTCGCGATCATGCGTGGTGCCGCAGCCACACGTCCACCTGCGCACGTTCAGCGGCATCGTGTCCTGCAGGGTGCCGCAGTGGGAGCACAACTTGGACGAGGGGAACCACCGGTCCACGGCGATCACCCCACGTCCGTACCACTGGGCCTTGTACTCCAGCATGCTCCGGAACTCGCTCCATGCCGCGTCGCTGATGGCGCGGGCGAGTTTCCGGTTTTTGACCATGTTGCGCACGCTCAGGTCCTCGATCACGAGCGTTTGGTTGTCACGCACGAGTCGAGTGGTCAGCTTGTGCAGGCCGTCCCTGCGCCGGTCCGTGATCCGGGCGTGGATCCTGGCGACCTTGATCCGGGCCTTCCTGCGGTTGGCTCCGTCACCCCTGGCCTTGCGGGCAAGGCTGCGCTGTGCCCTGGCCAGGCGGGCGCGGTCCCGGAGCTCGTGCCGGGGGTTGGTGATCTTCTCGCCGGTGGACAGAGTCAGCAGGTGGTCCAGACCCACGTCGATACCGACCGCCGTATCGGTCGCAGGAAGCGGCCTCACGGACGGGTCCTCGCACAGCAGGGAAACGAACCATCGGCCCGCGCTGTCCTGCGACACAGTCACCGTAGAGGGCATCGCCGCCTCAGGCAGAGGCCGCGACCACACGATGTCCAACGGGCCGGACATCTTCGCCAGCGTCAGCTTCCCGTCCCGGTAGCAAAACGCACTGGCCGTGTACTCGGCGGACCTCCGCGACTTCTTCCGGGACTTGAAGCGCGGGTACTTGGCGCGCTTGGCGAAGAAGTGGATGAACGCGCTCTGCAGGTGCCGCAGTGTCTGCTGCAACGGAACCGACGACACCTCGCTGAGGAACGCCAGTTCCTCGGTCTTCTTCCACGCGGTCAGCATCGCGGAGGTCTGGCTGTAGCTGACCCGCTCCTGCCGCGCCCACGCCTCGGTACGGGCGGCGAGCGCCAGGTTGTAGACCTTCCGCACGCATCCGAACGTGCGCGACAGCTCCGCTGCCTGCGCATCGGTTGGACAGAAGCGGTACTTGAACGCCCGCTTCACCTGGCCCGGGGTCACGCCCACACGCTAACGGGGCCACATGTGGTGATCAAACCTGCGGGTCAGAGCACTGGGATCCGCCCTGGCGGCGAATCCCAGCCCGTTGCCCTGCTGCGCAGGAGTTTCGTTTCCTCCCCCGGCTGAAGCGGGGGTATCCACGAAAGGAATCCGATGAGAGGCGGCGGCGTCCCGCCACAGTGCGAAACCGCCGCCCACCCTCCGCCCCAGCCCTTGCTCAGCCTATCGAATTTCGATAGATTCCCATCGCAACTCGATGGAAGGATGATGGGCCGTGGGAAAGCTGACAGTGCGTGCGCTGCGCGCCGTGCTCGTGGTGGTGCTCACCGGCACCCTGTTCGTACAGGCAGGGATGGTGTGGGCATTGGTCAGCGGGAGCGACCCGGAGGACGGATCGCTCCCGCTGACCCCGCTGCGCGTGATCACGATCCTGGGCATGGTGTCGGTCCAGGTCGCCCTGGTCTGCGTGTGGCGGCTGGTGGCGATGGTGCGACGCGGAACCGTGTTCTCCCACGCCGCCTTCCGGTACGTGGACGGCGTGATCGGCGCGATCGTGGCGGCTGCCCTCGTGTGGTTCGCGGTCACGGTCATCAATGCGCCGGGCCAGCGGGACGACCCGGGCGTCACCGTCATCATGGGCGGGATTGGCTTGGCCATCCTGGGGGTCGCGCTCATCGTGCTCGTGCTGCGGATGCTGCTCGCCCAGGCCGTCGCGCGCGATGTCCAAGCGGCGCACATGCAGGCCGAGTTGGACGAGGTGATCTGATGCCGATCGCCGTCGACATCGACGTGATGCTGGCCAGGCGGAAAATGTCCGTAGGCGAGCTCGCGGACCGCGTAGGGATCACGCCCGCCAACCTGGCGGTACTCAAGAACGGCCGCGCCAAGGCGGTGCGCTTCGCGACGCTCGCCGCGCTCTGCGAGGTGCTCAAGTGCCAGCCGGGCGACCTGCTGCGCTGGGAGGCCGAGGACGCCGCAGGCGGATGACGTGCCCCAGGGCGGGCGTGAAAACGCCTGGCACCACCGGCCCGTGACACGGCACGTAAACCGCGTGACTCCTCCCCTCCCTGAAGGACGGGGCTACTCGCTATGCCGGGTTGGCGTCGCGACGGACCAGCCCGGCCCGTAAGACGTTGAGAGCACCCACCGTGTCAGCGTGCGCGGTGTGGCCGCAGGCGACGCAGTGGAACTTCTCCTGTGCGGGCCGGTTCCCCTTGGCGGTGTGCCCGCATTCGGGGCACTCTCGGGAGGTGTTGCGGGGGTTAACGGCGATCACTTCCCGTCCGGCGCTTTCAGCCTTGGCGTGCAGGATCGTCAGGAACACCCCCCAACCGGCATCGTTGACCGACCTGTTGAGCCCGGCTTTGGCGGCGGCCCCGTTGGGCAGGAAGGCGCCCGCCCGGCCGGGGTCGGACTACGGCGCGGGGGCCTTGCTCATGGTGCGGATCTTGAGGTCTTCGTGCGCGATGAAGTCGGCACTTCGCACTCAGTACGATGCGCCGGTGATCTCGCACAGAGCTGGCAGTCCGGGGCAGCTGCTCGTCATCGCCTGCACAGTCGTTGCCCTGGTCACTGCGCCCCTTAGTTGGTATGCAGCACACACCGTGCGCCCCGACTGCGTCGTCGCCATCTCCAAAGTCACCGACGGCAACGGGCACCATCTCCCTGACGTGAACGGCCGAGTGTGGTCGGACAATGAACTCGCCGATCGCGCCTACCAACAGGCCGTTGACTCAGGCCGCTGCGATCCGCCCCATGCCCGCTGGAGGCAGTGGCTCGACTGACTGTCCTGCCATGCCGTTCAGGGGCACAGGACAAACGCGCAGATCGGGCAACCGCAGCTCGCGCCGCAGCGCCCCTGGAGCGCAAAGGCAGTGAGGGCAGCCGTGGCCGAGGCGCGGACCAGCTGACCACAACGCCCACCGCGTATCCGCCTGAGAATCCGCGGATACGAGGCTGGAGACGGCCGGGAATACCTGCGATTCGGCCTCGGGTACACCCGGTGGGGGCGGGCTTGTATCTCCGCAAGGCAGGCGGGATCGCCTGCAAGGCCATTTGTGCCCACTGGGGCCGGGGCGTCGTGCGGCAGGGTGTCGGCAACGTTGCGGCGGTCGCCTGGCGGTGATCTCGGCGCGAAGGGGTAGGGGAAATGCGACCTGCCCCCTCCCCCGGAGACGCCGACGATGACCGACGACGCCTATCTCTTCCTGCTGGACGACCCGGCCGTGCCGCTCGGCGTGCCGCCGAGCGTGGCCGGTGAGCTGTCATGCATGGACACCCCTGCCGTGCGGGCGTGGCTCGACGCGCAGGGTGTCACGACGACGTCCCCGGCGCTGCGGATACTGCCGCCGGAACAGACCGCGGCGATTCCGGAGCAGGCGGAACGGCTGCCGGTTCCGCTGAGCGAGGCGGAACTGAGCCGCTTGCGTCACCACAACGCCCCTGAGGCCGTCGCCCGCCTCGAGGAGGAGCTCCTGGCCTACCGCGACTGCACGGACGGCCGCGACACCCTGCTCAGGCGGGCCCTTGCGGCCGGAATTCCCCTGGCGCGCATCGTGGAACTGACGGGTGAGGAACCGGCGGCCGTGGCCGCCTCCTCCGGGTGAAGACGGTGCGGGGCCGCCAGCACTGGCAGGCTCCGCATTTCGGCCTGAAGTCCTCGACGGCGATGGCGTCGTGGTCGGTCACGACCTTCTTCGCCCACTTGCGGCCGGTGTCCTGCCGCTGTCGGGCGATCTTCGCGTAGGTTTTCGCCCGCCACTTCTTCGCCTCGCGGTAGCCCTTCGAGGCGGCCTGCCCCTTCTTCGGCCGGCGGCGGGCCCTCATCCGGTCGTAACGGGTCAGCCCAGCCTGCGCCTTGCGGCCGTGCTGGGCGTGCGGCAGGTCGTGGGCGTTGGAGGTGGTGGTCGCGGTCTCCTTCACGCCCCAGTCCACGCCGAGCACCCGGCTGGTCTTTGGCAGCGGCCGCACCTCAGTGGGGACCACGAACGAGCAGTAACCAGTGTCCGACGCTGTCCCGGTACACGCGCGCCGAGGAGGGTTCGGCCGGCAGGGTGCGCGACCACACCACCCTCAGCACGATCCCGCCCGCCAGGTACAGGCGACCGTCCTTCAGCCGGAACCCGCGCCGGTGTAGTTCAGCGTCGGCAAGGCCGCCTCACGCTTCTTCTTCCCCGGCCTGAAGGCCGGGGCATCCTCCGGGGTGCCGGTGAAGGTGAGGGTGACGTCTGCCGGCCCGCCCCTGTGTCTTGTGTGCGGCCGTCATGCCTTTGGAAGTTGGTGAGCCGGTCGTGGTCGGCGGCGTACTGGCGCGTCTCAGCTGCGGTGAGTGTTCAGACGGATTTTCCGTCACCCGCAGCGGCGCGTTTCGTCGGCAGCCCCCGGCCGGGCGGAGCCCGAGGGCTTCCCCCCCCCGGCATCCCCGGGCTCCGCCCGGCGGCCCGTACCACGCTCCCGCCGGCGTGGTACGGGCCTTATCCTCACCGCCCGGGACTCCGCAGGTCATTGACGGGCGGCGCAGGAACTGTTGGCATTCCGCGCACGGCATACGGCGGCTGTCCGTCACCGGACTCGGCAGGCGCGGGGGGCGAGCGCTTCGATGGCGGGCGGAGGCGTCGGACGCAGCGGCCGTCGGGCCCGGCGCGGCTGTCCTTGTCGCATAACGTGCTTCCCCAGGCCATTTACGGTGCACGACCATGCAGGTGGGGCGGAAGCTGTGCCTCGCTGTGTATCTGCGGGTGGCTGCCAAGACGGGTGGGACCACAGGGTGATGACGCTTTGTAGCCGGGATGTGCCGGCAGCCGAGCGGTTCAGCTGGTTCTGCGAGCTGGTGGCCCGCGACATGGCACCGCACGACATCGTCACCGAGCACGTCCAGGACTTCTCCGCTTCGGCGACGCTGTTGTCGCTGGGTGAGGGGATCGGTGTCTCCAGCGTTGCGTTCCCTGCCATGCAGTCGATACGTTCGCGGCGCCTCATCCGGCGTTCCGACCCCGAACTGTGGGTACTGGCCCTGGTCGTCAAAGGGGCCATGCAGCGGGAGCAGGGCCGCAACCAGGTGAATCCGCGACCGGGTGACCTGGTGCTCTACGACTCCTCCCAGCCGTACTGGGCATCGATCGCCACCGACGACGTGGCCCAGTCCATCGTGCTGCATCTGCCCCGGCGCACGGTGCCCGTTCCGGAGCAGGCGCTGCGCCGGATGGTGGCCACTGCGCTGCCGTCCAGGACGGGCATCGGTGCCCTGCTGAGCCAGTTGCTCGGTGGGCTCGTCGAGCAGGGGCCGAAGCTGGAGGCCGGTCAGACCGGCCGGGTGGCGTCTGCCGTGGTCGATCTGACCACCGCGTTCCTGGCAGGGCTGAGCGGTGCTGACGGACCGCAGACCACAGCGGCACGGCGGGTGGCACAACTGCACCAGATCAAGTCGTTCATCCGGTCCCGGCTCGGTGAGCCGGGGCTCACCCCCACGGCCGTCGCCGCGGCCCACCACATCTCGCTGCGCGCTTTGCAGTACCTGTTCCGGGAGGACGGCAGGACGGTCGGCGCGTTCATCCGCGAGCAGCGGCTGGAGCGCTGCCGGGCCGGTCTCGCCGACCCCCGTCTGGCCGGGCACAGCGTCGCCGCGATCGCGGTCCGTGCCGGTTTCTGTGATGCTGCCGCGTTCAGCCGGGCTTTCAAGGCACGTTACGGAATGCCCCCGGGCGAGTACCGTCGGCACTGCGGAGGACCGCCGTCGCAAGGCCGCGCCGGGCACACTGGCTGAAGCCCGCTTCCGCCTCGGGTGGTTCCGCCCTCCCCCTAGGAAGGGAGGCACCAGAGGGGCCCGTCGCCGGCCGGCGGCGGGGCACGACGCCCCGCCGGTACGGCCACGCCAGGGTGTCGGTGCCAGCCCGCCGGCCGCAGCGGGCCCAACGTCTTGCGCGCCGAAGGTCCTCCACGCCGAGGGTCTGTCCGCGGTTCCTGTCGCACGGCTGGGGCGCATCCGCGGCCACCTCAACATGCCAGTCCGCGCCGGATGTTCGTGCTGGAGCCCCGTTAGGGTCCGGCGGTATGACCGACCGTGTTCTGGAACTCCTGCGCACCCGCCCCGATCTGGCCGAACTGGCCGCGTTCCCCTTCGGCTTCGATGTGAGCCGGGCGTACCACGTCGAGGCCGTGCACCTGGCGTCCGGTGCGCCGCTGGAGCCGATCGCCGGCGACGACACCGGCGGCACGTACTTCCTGTGCGGGGCAACGGCCGTGCTCCACGCGTCCTCCGAGGGCGACGCCGTGCTGCTCGCCGACAGCGTCGGCGAGGCGCTCGAGATCCTCGTCCGGCTGCCCTGGTGGTGCGAGAACATCTCCGCGGAGCTGGACGAGGAGGACCTGCTCGCCGAAGTACGTGCGGCGGACCACGCAGCGCGCGAGGAGTTCGCCCCCGAACTGGACGCGCAGCGAGCGGCGTTGATCAGCGGTCTGGGTCTGCCGGACCGGCCGCTGGCCGAACTCCTTGCCATGTCGCAGTCGGCTGCCGGGCGCACCGAGCCGGACCACGTCCTGCTCAACTCCCGTGAGCTCTGCGCGTACCGGCTGGAGGAGTCCTTCCGCCAGCCCCTGCGCGACGTTGTCCTTGGCCCGGGACGGGAGGTGCTGGAGCGGATGCGCCGCGGCGGTCTGGGCGCGCGGGAGGAGGCGGCTGGGGATCCGGTGCTGCGGGCGGGGGTGCTGCGGGCGGCGCAGTACGACCGCCGTGACGGCGACCTGCCGCTGCTGCGTTTGCTGCTGGAGCACGAGAGTGCCGCGCGGACCGAGCGGTTCGAGGAGCGGCGGCTGGCTGCGGTGCTGGTGGCGTTGCACGGGCGGGAGGGGGACGTTTCGCTGCTGCGGTCGGCCACCGGGGGGCAGGTCACCGACAGCGCCGAAGCCGTGGAGTGGGCCCGCGCCGAGGAGGCGAAGCGGTACGGGCGGGATGTGGCTGCGGAGAGCGAGTTCACCTGGATCGAGCTGGCCCGCCGGCAGGGTCGCATCGAGCGCGCCCGGGTCGCGCTCATCCGCATGCTGGACGACACGGGGCCGGACGCGGACCGGCTGCGGGAGCTGAGCCGCGCGCTGGAGCGCATCGGCGACTACGCGCAGGCGGCCCGCGCCCAGTTCAACCTCCTCTCGCTTCAGGACACTGCATGGGACCGGGCCTCGGAGGCGTACGTCCTGGCCCGTCTGGAGCGCCGCAGGGGTGACCTCGTGGCAGCGGGGCGGGCGCTGGAGCGGGCACGGGCGGCGGTCGGCGCCGGGGGCACCACGCCGGGCGGGGCGGATTGCCAGTGGCACCGCCGGGGGCTCGGCCGGCTGATCACGGAGCAGCATCTGGAGCTGACGCTCGCCGCGGCCGAGGCGGGTGACGCGGAACTCGCGCGTGCGACGATGGGGCACGGCAGGCTCCTGCTGGACACGGTCGGCAAGGAGTCGGCGAAGGCGCTCAGCCGGCTGTCCACGCGGGCGAAATGGGCGGTGGCCGGGCTTCGCCCGCCCGGCGCCTGACACCCGCGGCATCATCGCCCATCAGGACCTGGCGCCGTTGAACCGCGTGGCCGGCAGCAAGGGCGGCGCCGGTGGCGGGCCCTCGGTCATGCCAGCACCGTCCTGGCCGTCCTCGTCCAGTGCAGGTATGACGCGGCGCCTGCACCGCGGTTGGTCAGGACCTGAACCTCCTGGAGATCCTCGGCGTCTCCGCCTGCTTCTCCCCGGGCCACGACGGCTCCCCCACCCTTCCCTTCGACCCGCGCACCGGGGCCCTGCGCGAGAACGAGTGGCAGCGCTGGCTGGCCTGGGACCCGGTACGGATGGCCACCACGCACGCCGACGCCCTCCGCTCCCAGCGCGGCATCTGGATCGACGCGGGCACCCGCGACGAGTGGTTCCTCGACCTGGGCGCACTGGCCTTCCGCGATGCCCTTACGGAAGCTGGAGTGGCCGACGACATCGTGCATTTCGAGCTGTTCGAGGGTGGCCACCACGCCGTCGAGTACCGGATGCCGCCCGCCCTTGCCTGGTTGGCGCACCGCATCGCCGATCGGCCTTGACCTCCCGGGTTGGATCACACCCCGCGAACGAATCAATACCGCCGCTCAGCGCACACCCCGGCGAGATCCGCCAGAACGCTCTCCGAAGGATCACCGCCGCGGTGCCGGCCCTTGCGGAGCGCGCCGGGGCCGAGGCCGGCCCGGTGCGGCCCGGTGCGGCCCGGTGCGGCTCCAAAACGTGTGTTCGAGGACGTCCAGGTCTCGGTCCTGACGGGGATGTCCACCCCGCCGGACGGCACCTCCTGGGCGTCGGGGCTTCGGAAGGCGTCACGGGAGCCGGACCGGTTCATGCCCCATTGAGCCGAGCGGCCTGCGTACGGCGGGCGAAGCGTTGCGGGTCACGGGCGGGGGCGGCGTGTGGACGTGTTCGTGTGAGGCCAGTGCCTGCGGGTAAGCGGGCTCCACCAACTCGTCAGATCCGGCGTCGAGCCGACCATGAAATGAGGTGCCGTGTGTCCGCATCACTGGTGGAGACCGTCGATATCGAAGCCCCCGTCGCCGTCACGTGGGCACTGTGGAGCGACGTGAGCCGGTGGCCGTCCTTCCTGAGTCACGTGCGCCTGGTGGAGCCACTGGACGAGCGGCGCTTCGCCTGGCAGCTGTCGCTGCCGGGAGCCGACAAGAACTTCGTCGCCGAGCTGACCGAGGTGATCCCCGGGGACCGCATCGCCTGGCAGACCACGGAGGGCGTTCACCATGCGGGCGTTGTCACCTTCCACCGGCTCAGCGACACGTCGAGCCGTGTGACCCTGCAGATCGAGTACGACCCGAAGGGTTTCGTCGAGCACATCGGGGCGCTCACCAATTTGGACTCCACGCTGGCGAATTACGACCTCGGCGAGTTCCAGAAGCTCGCCGAGACGGCAGCCGCCGGCTGACCTCCCGGCATACGTGTCCCCCACGTGACGGCCTTCAGGGCCATGTCGGGAGAGGCCATCCGCAGCCTTCTTGCGGATGGCCTCTTCCCGTCAGGGCCGGGCGGTGGACGACATTCCGGGATCTGAGGGGGCCCAGGCATCGTTCGAGGTCAGATCATAAGAACAAGCTCAGTAACGACCGAGCCACCACCGCGCCGAGAGAGCACGGCACCCGCCCCTCCCTGCCCGTCCTGGAACTTCACCGGCAGCCCACTGCCGGTGAAGTGGATCCAGCACTCGGGAGAGCACGCCAACACCGCCACGGCAGGATCATCCGCCGTTCCCAAAGCAGTGAACGAGAACAGGCTGCGCTGCACCACGGTGCCCGGCGGGAAGCGTTCGCGGTGGCATCACGCATTTGGGACGACTTCTTCGACTGCCTGCCCGTGCGCGGGGACACACTGTTCGAGCTGACGGACGCGTTGCTGTGTGCGGACGGGCCGGTGACCGCGCTGGTGGACCTGACGCTGACGGCCGCGCATCGGCGCGGGCACGGCGCGATGTACGACGCTCTCAACTGGTCTTGAACGGATGGGTCATCGTCCTCCCGGCCCGTCTGCCCGGTTCGGTGCCGCCACGGCCCTCCAAGGCGCGGGCAGGCCTGAATCCGTCGCTCAAGGGGCCCGGGGATCCCCGGGCCGGGACGGCAGCGGTCACGCGGCGCGCTCCTTCAAAGTCGCTGCGACCTGGCGGACCGCCCCCGACCCTTGAAGGGGCGGGGCCGTATCGACATCGGGTCTCCCGCGGGCAGGCGGAGGACGAAGCACGCCCCCGAACCCTTCGGCTGCACCGCCAGCACGAGCAGGCCGCCGTGCCGGGCCGCCAGGTCGCGGGCTATGGCGAGACCGAGGCCGGTGCCGCCGTCCGTACGGGTGCGGGACTCGTCCAGGCGGGTGAACCGCTCAAATATCCGTTCGCTGTCGGCTTCCGCGACGCCGGCCCCGTCGTCGCGGACGGTGCACAGCACCGACCCGGGTGCGGCCGAGTCCCGGGCCACAGTCAGCAGCACGCGGCCGACGGCGTGGCGCAGGGCGTTGTCGAGCAGGTTCCGGAGGATCCGTTCGAGGTCACCGGGTGCCGCGAACACCGTCGTCGCGGCATCCGGCGCGGCGACGAGGAGATCCACCTTCGGGGAACCCCCGGCGCGCTCCGCGTACTCCTCCGAGAGCCGGCCCGCCAGTGCCGCCACGTCG from Streptomyces avermitilis MA-4680 = NBRC 14893 includes the following:
- a CDS encoding DUF6003 family protein, with the translated sequence MTDDAYLFLLDDPAVPLGVPPSVAGELSCMDTPAVRAWLDAQGVTTTSPALRILPPEQTAAIPEQAERLPVPLSEAELSRLRHHNAPEAVARLEEELLAYRDCTDGRDTLLRRALAAGIPLARIVELTGEEPAAVAASSG
- a CDS encoding SRPBCC family protein, coding for MSASLVETVDIEAPVAVTWALWSDVSRWPSFLSHVRLVEPLDERRFAWQLSLPGADKNFVAELTEVIPGDRIAWQTTEGVHHAGVVTFHRLSDTSSRVTLQIEYDPKGFVEHIGALTNLDSTLANYDLGEFQKLAETAAAG
- a CDS encoding DUF2975 domain-containing protein, giving the protein MGKLTVRALRAVLVVVLTGTLFVQAGMVWALVSGSDPEDGSLPLTPLRVITILGMVSVQVALVCVWRLVAMVRRGTVFSHAAFRYVDGVIGAIVAAALVWFAVTVINAPGQRDDPGVTVIMGGIGLAILGVALIVLVLRMLLAQAVARDVQAAHMQAELDEVI
- a CDS encoding helix-turn-helix domain-containing protein; the protein is MTLCSRDVPAAERFSWFCELVARDMAPHDIVTEHVQDFSASATLLSLGEGIGVSSVAFPAMQSIRSRRLIRRSDPELWVLALVVKGAMQREQGRNQVNPRPGDLVLYDSSQPYWASIATDDVAQSIVLHLPRRTVPVPEQALRRMVATALPSRTGIGALLSQLLGGLVEQGPKLEAGQTGRVASAVVDLTTAFLAGLSGADGPQTTAARRVAQLHQIKSFIRSRLGEPGLTPTAVAAAHHISLRALQYLFREDGRTVGAFIREQRLERCRAGLADPRLAGHSVAAIAVRAGFCDAAAFSRAFKARYGMPPGEYRRHCGGPPSQGRAGHTG
- a CDS encoding IPT/TIG domain-containing protein, whose translation is MPISPNQGSSGGGTLVTITGTNLTGTSAVRFGTRSATNVTNVSPTTVTAVSPSGSGSVGVTVTTPGGTSNPIPFYYVGAPFKQTLSPTSGSTAGGTTVTITGTGFSSATSVAFGANTVAPTVVSDSQLTAVAPAGAAGSVGVSVTTAGGTNNGLSYTYVAVPTVTSVVPDEGPVSGGTSVTVTGTGLTSTSQVTFDGNPAPFTVISDTALSAVTPPGAAGLVDVVVTNDAGSATATDAFTYLAGPGI
- a CDS encoding RNA-guided endonuclease InsQ/TnpB family protein, coding for MGVTPGQVKRAFKYRFCPTDAQAAELSRTFGCVRKVYNLALAARTEAWARQERVSYSQTSAMLTAWKKTEELAFLSEVSSVPLQQTLRHLQSAFIHFFAKRAKYPRFKSRKKSRRSAEYTASAFCYRDGKLTLAKMSGPLDIVWSRPLPEAAMPSTVTVSQDSAGRWFVSLLCEDPSVRPLPATDTAVGIDVGLDHLLTLSTGEKITNPRHELRDRARLARAQRSLARKARGDGANRRKARIKVARIHARITDRRRDGLHKLTTRLVRDNQTLVIEDLSVRNMVKNRKLARAISDAAWSEFRSMLEYKAQWYGRGVIAVDRWFPSSKLCSHCGTLQDTMPLNVRRWTCGCGTTHDRDVNAAKNLLAAGLAVTVCGAGVRPQRRTPGGQSATKQKPSQREP
- a CDS encoding helix-turn-helix domain-containing protein codes for the protein MPIAVDIDVMLARRKMSVGELADRVGITPANLAVLKNGRAKAVRFATLAALCEVLKCQPGDLLRWEAEDAAGG